The following coding sequences are from one Bradyrhizobium sp. 200 window:
- a CDS encoding DUF1236 domain-containing protein — protein sequence MKKLFMIAAAASLVATMANAQTTVETTTGAAGATVRIEPEYRTRIKSYVTEHKIRPVEMRERIVVGAKVPTEVELEAVPSDWGPTVTKYRYVYSNDRVMLVDPATRTVVHEID from the coding sequence ATGAAGAAGCTATTCATGATTGCGGCGGCAGCGTCGCTGGTTGCGACGATGGCCAACGCGCAGACCACCGTCGAGACGACGACTGGAGCTGCAGGTGCGACGGTTCGGATCGAGCCGGAATATCGCACCCGGATCAAGAGCTATGTGACCGAGCATAAGATCCGCCCGGTGGAAATGCGGGAAAGGATCGTGGTTGGCGCCAAGGTGCCGACCGAGGTCGAACTCGAGGCGGTGCCTTCCGATTGGGGCCCGACAGTGACGAAGTATCGCTATGTCTATTCGAACGACCGCGTGATGCTGGTCGATCCCGCCACCCGCACGGTGGTGCATGAAATCGACTGA